A stretch of Aureispira sp. CCB-E DNA encodes these proteins:
- a CDS encoding T9SS type A sorting domain-containing protein, which produces MKNLLLLFILSLFLIPIASSQSSLCPDNIFVNGDLENGTPTASHQDIANAVGYSRIWAPGSWADYYTATTGPFSPPAPPSGNYVSCWIANYAGGGTTYREGFKGELNVTLPPNTGTYTLTFDMACLGGWGNSEVAVYALHNPSGGDAPFSPTGAFTPDNMSLFPTGTTFLLNTIPVNASTCISNTKTNQTVIIDTNDPNYPAGGMTHIFITHSDNSSINGARYMGFDNFCLSVSSDCPGSYVSNGDLESGTPTASHQDIDNATDFGRIWATGSWADYYTATTGPFSPPAPPTGNYAGCWIANYAGGGTTYREGFQSKLVATILPNTGSYTLNFDMACLGGWGNSEVAVYGINNPSNTTGLTPTGAFTPSNTALFGAANTILLGTISINNTTCTSNVKVNHSLTFSSSTGGGFPASGMTHFFVTHSDNSGINGARYMGFDNFCLQSAQDTVPCPKITSTKTTCIDDVNGDGVPDYNIEIFVDNPGILNFLTTCGTISPSSLSVPTAGVYNLTVVSNGTCSPFQFEYQSLDANQQDCWREEIFIQLPPCKDDCLCDESFFDAVNLGFNAVLDCPNDVFTPIGLLDCDRVTWSIDGTAIVSTVGNNPFTNPHITGHYEVCMTVTRTQADGKVCQHRFCRQMHSSLVCRMARIGVTPNPASDKLTLTWSTENVPDQISISVFNANGIEVERIDAINGHEGQLQIDIQKLDSGMYFIKAEGAQYAPMPIKFVKKG; this is translated from the coding sequence ATGAAAAACTTATTATTGCTATTTATTCTTTCCCTCTTTTTGATACCAATAGCATCCTCCCAAAGTAGTTTATGTCCAGACAATATATTTGTGAATGGAGATTTAGAAAATGGGACACCAACCGCTTCACACCAAGACATTGCTAACGCCGTTGGTTATAGCCGCATTTGGGCTCCTGGTAGTTGGGCTGATTATTATACCGCTACAACAGGTCCTTTTAGTCCTCCAGCTCCACCTTCTGGAAACTATGTAAGCTGTTGGATTGCCAACTATGCTGGTGGTGGCACAACTTATAGAGAAGGTTTTAAGGGAGAACTCAATGTCACTCTACCACCAAACACAGGAACCTATACCCTCACTTTTGACATGGCTTGCCTTGGTGGTTGGGGAAATTCAGAAGTAGCCGTTTATGCACTACACAACCCATCAGGAGGCGATGCTCCATTTTCACCCACAGGAGCTTTTACGCCTGACAATATGAGCTTGTTCCCAACAGGAACTACTTTTTTGTTGAATACAATCCCTGTTAATGCAAGCACCTGTATCTCCAATACAAAAACCAATCAAACAGTTATTATTGATACTAATGATCCAAACTATCCTGCAGGAGGAATGACGCATATTTTTATTACTCATAGCGACAATAGCAGCATTAATGGGGCTCGTTATATGGGCTTTGATAATTTCTGTCTGTCTGTTTCCAGTGATTGTCCTGGTAGTTATGTGAGCAATGGTGACTTAGAATCGGGAACGCCAACAGCATCTCACCAAGATATTGACAATGCAACTGATTTTGGTCGTATTTGGGCAACAGGAAGCTGGGCAGATTATTATACCGCTACAACAGGTCCTTTTAGTCCTCCAGCTCCACCTACTGGAAACTATGCGGGCTGTTGGATTGCCAACTATGCGGGCGGTGGTACAACTTATAGAGAAGGTTTTCAATCTAAATTGGTCGCTACCATTTTACCTAACACAGGTTCTTATACACTTAACTTTGATATGGCTTGCCTTGGTGGTTGGGGAAATTCAGAAGTGGCTGTTTATGGGATTAACAATCCATCCAACACAACTGGTTTGACACCAACAGGCGCCTTTACTCCTTCCAATACAGCCTTATTTGGAGCTGCTAATACGATATTATTAGGTACGATTAGTATCAATAACACTACCTGTACTAGTAATGTCAAAGTCAATCATAGCTTAACATTTAGCTCTAGTACTGGGGGTGGTTTTCCAGCCTCAGGTATGACACATTTCTTTGTGACGCACAGTGACAATAGTGGTATCAATGGTGCTCGTTATATGGGTTTTGATAACTTCTGTCTCCAATCGGCTCAAGATACAGTCCCTTGTCCTAAAATTACCAGTACCAAAACAACTTGTATTGATGATGTCAACGGAGACGGTGTACCAGATTATAACATTGAAATTTTTGTTGATAATCCTGGCATTCTTAACTTCTTGACAACTTGTGGTACTATTTCTCCATCTTCTTTGTCTGTTCCTACAGCAGGAGTTTATAATTTAACGGTTGTTTCTAACGGAACTTGTAGTCCCTTCCAATTCGAATATCAGTCTTTGGATGCCAATCAACAAGATTGTTGGAGAGAAGAAATTTTCATTCAGTTGCCACCTTGTAAAGACGATTGTTTGTGTGACGAAAGTTTCTTTGATGCTGTTAATTTAGGATTTAATGCGGTTTTAGATTGTCCTAATGATGTATTTACTCCAATCGGCTTGCTAGATTGTGACCGAGTAACTTGGTCTATTGATGGTACAGCTATTGTGTCAACGGTTGGAAATAATCCATTCACCAATCCACATATTACAGGACACTACGAAGTTTGTATGACAGTAACGAGAACACAAGCAGATGGAAAAGTTTGTCAACATAGATTCTGTCGTCAAATGCACTCTTCTTTAGTTTGTAGAATGGCTCGTATAGGCGTCACACCGAACCCAGCAAGTGATAAACTTACACTGACATGGAGTACTGAAAATGTACCGGATCAAATCTCCATTAGTGTCTTTAATGCCAATGGTATTGAAGTAGAAAGAATAGATGCCATCAATGGTCATGAAGGACAATTACAAATTGATATTCAGAAACTAGATAGTGGTATGTACTTTATAAAAGCAGAAGGTGCACAATATGCACCAATGCCGATTAAATTTGTAAAAAAGGGGTAA
- a CDS encoding poly(A) polymerase, with protein sequence MKTPKQKLKPSWEVHDRILWDPKLNALAFYIGYEDRMIKDALGEKLLIDWASNDIPWNRVQYIRCANTIVWDRAKRIDLFEDNELPAEAFRTDSQHLQASILIDNIPIVPQPTYVATLQDRTSIFTIENCFVESLKLVSYNLLTDKYHSISANSEARHTAIVQYLQEQDADIILLQEVDAPMLEKLLKANWKQPIYTSDIKRKAATYYQELVVLSKYPFSWVEFQYTTNKKFPIASWKFNGQPFHVANVHLSSNRTNNATTVRQEQLRILLQYLNRLEGTILIGGDFNSRGQEGLELLDKEQFWDAWSTQHPHKDGYTFEPSYNPLAAISTLTGLPARFDRFYIRTSQEQYWKIEQAALFANQMTTMSSPMSLPSDHYGLSLNIIHQKATEKIEPPSNFWNTIASTYRSAIVILPDEHTSKKVQTIRQQFDRKYNRWMPHITLLYGFLPDRYFEQAAQELSTVLKAFSVFELELKQYQFFNQKTETIAWLEPVEPNQGGHLKKLQRLMQRLFVMQNGLPKTKLSFTPHLSVGQFRSIELAKESLPPWKKTNFKVKRLALISRCHQEAFKIRYTIDLETGIINNNAPSKVDEQNLVELLSNKKAVISFPEQQNRSIILDIIQTTCDNILGQEYKLHQLGSTALGTNTSTSDLDILAAIPNELDPLAFLERVQIQLKGWYETARLIQDAQVPILKLKMEGISIDLLCVAYPTAFISLDNLSEKHRYYFSAQDWQAVTGILEANSILTYSQRKISLDSFRWFVKAIKIWATARKIKGNAFGFLGTYSWTILALWVLDRIPKQEDLEDISTLMPYFFSLLSQYNWAQPITLIKEPRYHLREKQDRMPILTTIKPYYNSARNVTRSTASILQQELNRGNEILKNQKKGAISWKSLFMAIDTSSTINLTINIKAKSLEQLNQACGWVEGHLVGLIIALEQVSNLIIRPYPSIEYRHNKAILQLGLLYPDRDSLKALLQPYLKDFIASFDFDNKEQQLKFSFTF encoded by the coding sequence ATGAAAACTCCAAAACAAAAACTAAAACCAAGTTGGGAGGTACACGACCGTATCTTATGGGATCCCAAACTTAATGCCTTAGCATTCTATATCGGTTATGAGGACCGTATGATAAAAGATGCTCTTGGTGAAAAATTATTAATTGACTGGGCAAGCAATGATATTCCTTGGAATAGAGTGCAATATATTCGCTGCGCCAATACGATTGTTTGGGATAGAGCCAAACGTATTGATTTGTTTGAGGACAATGAGCTACCAGCAGAGGCATTTAGAACTGATAGTCAACATCTTCAAGCTTCAATTTTGATTGATAACATTCCTATTGTCCCTCAACCAACCTATGTTGCAACACTCCAAGATAGAACCAGTATTTTTACCATAGAAAACTGTTTTGTAGAATCTCTAAAATTAGTGAGTTATAATTTATTAACGGATAAATACCATTCTATATCTGCAAACAGTGAGGCAAGGCATACTGCTATTGTTCAATATCTGCAAGAACAAGACGCAGATATTATTTTATTGCAAGAAGTAGATGCTCCAATGCTCGAAAAATTATTAAAAGCAAATTGGAAACAGCCGATTTATACTTCGGATATCAAACGAAAAGCAGCTACTTATTATCAAGAGCTAGTTGTTCTATCAAAATACCCTTTTTCATGGGTAGAATTTCAATATACTACGAATAAAAAGTTTCCAATTGCTAGTTGGAAATTTAACGGTCAGCCATTTCACGTTGCGAACGTACATTTGTCTAGTAATCGCACCAACAATGCCACAACTGTTCGGCAAGAACAGTTACGTATTCTATTACAGTATTTGAATCGCTTAGAAGGGACTATTTTGATAGGAGGTGATTTTAATAGTCGAGGACAAGAAGGATTAGAATTATTAGACAAAGAACAGTTTTGGGATGCATGGAGCACTCAACATCCTCATAAAGATGGATATACCTTTGAACCAAGTTATAATCCTCTAGCAGCAATATCTACCCTAACAGGTCTGCCTGCACGCTTTGATCGCTTTTATATTCGAACGAGCCAAGAACAATATTGGAAAATAGAGCAAGCAGCTTTATTCGCCAATCAAATGACAACAATGTCCTCTCCTATGTCTTTGCCTTCTGATCACTATGGTTTATCGTTAAATATTATTCATCAAAAGGCTACGGAAAAAATTGAGCCACCAAGCAATTTTTGGAATACGATTGCTTCGACCTATCGCAGTGCTATTGTTATTCTTCCAGATGAGCATACATCGAAAAAAGTCCAAACAATACGGCAACAATTTGATCGAAAATACAACCGATGGATGCCTCATATTACATTATTGTATGGCTTTTTACCAGATCGATATTTCGAGCAAGCAGCACAAGAATTAAGCACTGTACTCAAAGCGTTTTCAGTATTTGAATTAGAATTAAAACAATATCAATTTTTCAATCAAAAAACAGAAACAATTGCTTGGCTAGAACCTGTTGAGCCCAATCAAGGTGGTCATTTGAAAAAATTACAACGTTTGATGCAACGTTTATTTGTAATGCAAAATGGGTTACCCAAAACAAAACTATCCTTTACTCCTCATTTAAGTGTTGGTCAATTTAGGTCAATTGAACTAGCTAAGGAATCATTACCTCCTTGGAAAAAGACTAATTTTAAAGTCAAGCGTCTTGCACTTATCAGTCGTTGTCATCAAGAAGCATTTAAAATAAGATATACAATTGATTTAGAAACTGGTATTATTAATAATAATGCACCATCAAAAGTAGACGAACAGAATTTAGTTGAATTATTAAGTAATAAAAAAGCTGTAATATCTTTTCCAGAACAACAAAATAGGTCAATAATACTAGACATAATTCAGACTACTTGTGATAACATATTAGGTCAAGAGTACAAACTACATCAATTAGGTTCAACTGCTTTAGGTACCAATACCAGCACAAGCGATTTAGATATCTTGGCTGCAATTCCTAACGAATTAGACCCTCTAGCTTTTTTAGAAAGAGTACAAATACAACTAAAAGGCTGGTATGAAACAGCTAGATTAATACAAGATGCCCAAGTTCCTATTTTAAAACTAAAAATGGAGGGCATTTCTATCGATTTGTTGTGTGTAGCCTATCCTACAGCATTCATATCATTGGATAACCTATCGGAAAAACATCGGTACTATTTCAGTGCACAAGACTGGCAAGCAGTAACTGGAATTTTGGAAGCAAATTCCATTCTGACCTACAGTCAAAGAAAAATTTCGCTAGATAGTTTTCGCTGGTTTGTAAAAGCCATAAAAATATGGGCAACCGCTAGGAAAATAAAGGGAAATGCCTTTGGTTTTTTGGGAACCTATTCATGGACTATCTTAGCTCTTTGGGTGCTCGATCGTATTCCAAAGCAGGAAGATTTAGAGGACATTAGTACACTGATGCCTTATTTTTTCTCTCTCTTATCTCAATACAACTGGGCGCAACCTATTACTTTAATAAAAGAGCCTCGCTATCATCTGAGAGAGAAACAAGATCGAATGCCAATTCTAACAACGATCAAACCTTATTATAACAGTGCTAGAAATGTGACTCGATCTACTGCTAGTATATTGCAACAAGAATTGAATAGAGGCAATGAAATTTTAAAAAATCAAAAGAAAGGAGCTATTTCTTGGAAATCTTTGTTTATGGCTATTGATACTTCCTCTACAATAAATCTAACGATAAACATAAAAGCTAAAAGTTTGGAGCAATTAAATCAGGCTTGTGGTTGGGTCGAAGGGCATTTGGTAGGGCTTATTATTGCGTTAGAACAAGTCTCTAATTTGATAATTCGCCCCTACCCTAGTATAGAATATAGGCATAATAAAGCTATCCTTCAACTAGGGTTGCTCTATCCAGATAGAGATAGTTTAAAGGCGTTGCTCCAACCTTATCTTAAAGACTTTATAGCATCTTTTGATTTTGACAATAAAGAACAACAATTGAAGTTTTCTTTTACCTTTTAG
- the rpoC gene encoding DNA-directed RNA polymerase subunit beta' gives MPFKKNYNAKSRPKFDSIVLSLASPDAILERSYGEVLKPETINYRSYKPERDGLFCERIFGPVKDYECYCGKYKRIRYKGIVCDRCGVEVTEKKVRRERMGHIKLVVPVVHIWYFKSLPNKIGYLLGYSSKKLETIIYYERYVVIQPGIVADREINGSEVKDLITEEEYLDIMESLPKENHLLPDDDPNKFIAKMGADAVRELLSRMELDKIAYELRHKAATENSQQRKSEALKRLRVVEAFRDGHTRMENKPEWMVIEYLPVIPPELRPLVPLDGGRFASSDMNDLYRRVIIRNNRLKRLLEIKAPEVILRNEKRMLQEAVDSLFDNSRKSNAVKAEGGRALKSLSDVLKGKQGRFRQNLLGKRVDYSGRSVIVVGPTLKLHECGIPKGMAAELFKPFVIRKLIERGIVKTVKSAKKLVDRKDPIIWDILENVLKGHPVMLNRAPTLHRLSIQAFQPTLIEGKAIQLHPLVCSAFNADFDGDQMAVHVPLGNQAILEAQMLMLSAHNMLNPQNGTPITLPSQDMVLGLYYLTKEKRSTDDVKVKGEGRAFYSSEEVIIAYNEGNVDLHAIIKVRARTEDENGNLTYGKRIETTVGRVIFNEKVPETVPFINQELSKRNLKKVISNILKRTNTSTTALFLDDIKDMGFYWAYRGGLSFNLPDLITPSIRSKRLETAHDEIEDIWNNYNMGLITNNERYNQIIDEWTQADNEITNVLMDEMAAHKQGFNSVYMMLDSGARGSKQQIKQLCGLRGLMAKPRKSGDTGGAIIENPVLANFVQGLSVLEYFISTHGARKGLADTALKTADAGYLTRRLVDVAQDVVINIDSCGTLRGIVRTALIENDKIIQSLSDRIEGRYPLHNVYHPETDELLVSTEEVISPEMALLIEEVGIEMVIVRSVLTCEAKRGVCLKCYGKNLATGRLAELGDAVGIIAAQSIGEPGTQLTLRTFHVGGTASYTVEESSLVSKFEGRIEFDGVRTVTYKDEEKGTELPIVISRSGEVRIIDTKTNRVLSSNYIMYGAGLYVQDGAMITKGEKICDWDPYNAAIITEFDGSIEFENIVEGKTYRVERDEQTGHEQFVVIESKNKKQVPAIKIVDASGETLRSYNVPVGAFIDVSDEQKVVKGQAIVKIPRVMGKIQDITGGLPRVTELFEARKPSTPAVATEIDGVVSFGRIKRGNRECIVTARDGQKRKYLIGLSRHILVQEGDFVRAGMPLSNGNIAPHDILSIEGPFAVQQYLVNGVQEVYRAQGITINDKHIEVIVRQMMRKVQILDAGDTKFLEKEAVLKSDFLEENEDIYDKLIVEDAGGSSKIVAGMLITERQFQEEKAYLKRNDRKVLQARAAIPATAKPLLQGITKSSLGTKSWISAASFQETTKVLSTASISASADTLQGLKENVIVGKKIPAGTGLRHFDNLIVADMEKMEAIEAKRRAEAAAAEEEVIIGE, from the coding sequence ACAAACCAGAACGTGACGGGCTATTTTGTGAGCGTATATTCGGTCCTGTAAAGGATTATGAATGTTACTGCGGTAAATATAAACGTATTCGTTATAAAGGTATTGTATGTGATCGTTGTGGGGTTGAAGTAACAGAGAAAAAAGTACGTCGTGAACGTATGGGACACATCAAGTTGGTCGTTCCTGTTGTTCATATTTGGTACTTCAAATCATTACCAAATAAGATTGGTTACTTACTAGGCTATTCTTCTAAGAAATTAGAGACAATTATCTATTACGAGCGTTACGTGGTGATTCAACCAGGTATTGTTGCGGATAGAGAAATTAATGGTAGTGAAGTTAAAGACTTGATTACAGAAGAAGAGTATTTGGACATCATGGAATCTCTTCCTAAGGAGAACCACTTACTTCCTGATGATGATCCAAATAAATTTATCGCTAAAATGGGAGCAGATGCTGTAAGAGAATTGTTGAGCCGTATGGAGCTAGACAAGATCGCTTACGAGTTGCGTCACAAAGCAGCGACAGAAAATTCTCAACAACGTAAATCAGAAGCATTAAAGCGTTTGCGTGTTGTTGAGGCTTTTAGAGATGGACACACTCGTATGGAAAACAAACCTGAGTGGATGGTAATTGAATATTTACCTGTCATTCCACCAGAATTGCGTCCATTGGTACCTTTAGATGGTGGTCGTTTTGCAAGTTCAGATATGAACGATTTGTATCGTCGTGTTATTATTCGTAACAACCGTTTAAAGCGTTTATTAGAAATCAAAGCTCCTGAGGTAATCTTACGTAACGAAAAACGTATGTTGCAAGAAGCTGTCGATTCTCTATTCGATAACTCACGTAAGTCAAATGCTGTAAAAGCAGAAGGTGGACGTGCTTTGAAATCTTTGTCAGATGTTCTGAAAGGTAAGCAAGGGCGTTTCCGTCAAAACTTATTGGGTAAACGTGTGGATTACTCAGGGCGTTCGGTAATTGTAGTAGGACCTACTTTAAAATTGCACGAATGTGGTATTCCTAAAGGAATGGCTGCTGAGTTGTTCAAACCATTTGTTATCCGTAAGTTGATTGAACGTGGTATTGTTAAGACTGTAAAATCGGCTAAGAAATTAGTTGATCGAAAAGACCCCATTATTTGGGATATTTTGGAGAATGTATTGAAGGGACACCCTGTTATGCTTAACCGTGCTCCTACGCTTCACCGTTTGTCAATTCAGGCTTTTCAGCCAACGTTGATTGAAGGGAAAGCAATTCAATTACATCCTTTGGTTTGTTCTGCATTTAACGCGGATTTTGATGGTGACCAGATGGCGGTACACGTTCCATTGGGGAACCAAGCAATCTTAGAGGCTCAAATGTTGATGCTTTCGGCACACAATATGTTGAATCCTCAAAATGGTACGCCAATCACACTTCCTTCACAGGATATGGTTTTAGGATTGTATTACCTAACCAAAGAAAAACGCAGTACTGACGATGTAAAAGTAAAAGGAGAAGGTCGCGCGTTTTATTCATCTGAAGAGGTCATCATTGCCTATAATGAGGGGAATGTTGATTTGCATGCTATTATCAAAGTTCGTGCAAGAACAGAAGACGAAAATGGTAACTTGACTTATGGTAAGCGTATAGAGACAACTGTTGGTCGTGTTATCTTCAATGAAAAAGTGCCAGAAACGGTACCTTTCATCAACCAAGAATTGTCAAAAAGAAATTTGAAGAAAGTTATCTCTAATATTCTAAAGAGAACCAATACTAGTACTACGGCACTTTTCTTGGATGATATTAAAGATATGGGATTCTATTGGGCTTACCGTGGTGGTTTGTCTTTCAACCTTCCAGATTTGATTACTCCTTCTATTCGTTCAAAACGATTGGAAACTGCGCATGACGAAATTGAAGATATTTGGAACAATTATAACATGGGACTTATTACGAATAATGAGCGTTATAACCAAATTATCGATGAATGGACGCAGGCGGATAACGAGATTACCAACGTCTTGATGGATGAAATGGCAGCACACAAACAAGGATTTAACTCGGTATATATGATGTTGGATTCTGGTGCTCGTGGATCTAAACAACAAATTAAGCAGTTGTGTGGATTGCGTGGATTGATGGCAAAACCTAGAAAATCTGGTGATACTGGGGGAGCAATTATCGAAAACCCCGTATTGGCGAACTTCGTACAAGGATTGTCGGTATTAGAGTACTTTATCTCTACGCATGGTGCTCGTAAAGGTTTGGCGGATACGGCATTAAAAACGGCAGATGCTGGATATTTGACACGTCGTTTGGTAGACGTTGCTCAAGATGTAGTGATTAACATTGATAGTTGTGGTACATTGAGAGGTATTGTACGTACTGCCTTGATTGAAAACGATAAGATTATTCAGTCTTTGAGTGATCGTATCGAAGGTCGTTATCCTTTGCATAATGTTTACCATCCAGAGACAGACGAACTATTGGTATCAACAGAGGAAGTTATTTCTCCTGAAATGGCATTGTTGATTGAAGAAGTAGGTATTGAAATGGTTATTGTACGTTCTGTCTTAACATGTGAAGCAAAACGTGGTGTTTGTCTAAAATGTTATGGTAAAAACTTAGCAACAGGTCGCTTGGCAGAGTTAGGAGATGCTGTTGGTATTATTGCTGCTCAGTCTATTGGTGAGCCGGGTACGCAGTTAACACTTCGTACGTTCCACGTAGGGGGTACGGCATCATATACGGTAGAAGAATCAAGCTTGGTTTCTAAGTTTGAAGGTCGTATCGAATTTGATGGTGTAAGAACGGTAACTTATAAAGACGAAGAGAAAGGCACAGAATTACCGATTGTTATTTCTCGTTCTGGTGAAGTACGTATTATTGATACAAAAACAAATCGCGTTTTATCTTCTAACTATATCATGTATGGTGCTGGACTATATGTCCAAGATGGTGCTATGATTACTAAAGGAGAAAAAATCTGTGATTGGGATCCATATAATGCAGCGATCATTACTGAGTTTGATGGTTCCATTGAATTTGAAAATATCGTTGAAGGTAAAACTTACCGTGTAGAACGTGATGAGCAAACAGGTCACGAGCAGTTTGTTGTTATTGAATCTAAAAACAAAAAGCAAGTACCTGCCATTAAAATTGTAGATGCTAGTGGTGAGACTCTTCGTTCTTATAACGTACCTGTAGGCGCATTCATTGATGTTAGCGACGAGCAAAAGGTAGTAAAAGGACAAGCAATTGTTAAGATTCCTCGTGTAATGGGTAAAATCCAGGATATCACGGGTGGTTTGCCTCGTGTAACAGAGTTGTTTGAGGCACGTAAACCATCTACTCCTGCTGTGGCTACTGAAATCGATGGTGTTGTTAGTTTTGGTCGTATCAAGCGTGGTAACCGTGAGTGTATCGTTACGGCTAGAGATGGTCAAAAACGCAAGTACTTAATTGGACTTTCTCGTCATATCTTGGTTCAAGAGGGAGATTTTGTCCGTGCTGGTATGCCATTATCAAATGGTAATATTGCACCACATGATATCTTATCTATCGAAGGACCGTTTGCGGTACAGCAGTATTTAGTGAATGGTGTTCAAGAAGTTTATCGTGCACAAGGTATTACAATTAATGACAAACATATTGAGGTAATTGTGCGTCAAATGATGCGCAAGGTTCAAATCTTGGATGCTGGTGATACTAAGTTCTTGGAAAAAGAGGCTGTACTAAAAAGCGATTTCTTAGAAGAGAACGAAGATATTTACGATAAGTTAATCGTTGAGGATGCTGGAGGTTCTAGCAAAATTGTAGCGGGTATGTTGATTACTGAGCGTCAATTCCAAGAAGAAAAGGCTTATTTGAAACGTAACGATCGTAAAGTTTTACAAGCACGTGCAGCTATTCCTGCTACCGCAAAACCATTGTTACAAGGGATTACAAAATCTTCTTTGGGTACGAAGAGCTGGATTTCAGCTGCATCGTTCCAAGAAACTACAAAAGTATTGAGTACAGCTTCTATTTCTGCTTCTGCTGATACTTTGCAAGGTCTAAAAGAAAATGTAATTGTTGGTAAGAAAATTCCAGCGGGTACAGGTCTTAGACATTTTGATAATCTTATTGTTGCAGACATGGAAAAAATGGAAGCAATTGAAGCGAAACGTAGAGCAGAAGCTGCTGCTGCGGAAGAAGAGGTTATTATTGGAGAATAA